A window of the Pseudomonas furukawaii genome harbors these coding sequences:
- a CDS encoding PA2778 family cysteine peptidase has product MSALNRMRRPVLAACCALLLAGCAGEPLSPTLRAMPQRVELSGVPFFAQNAYQGAPAALAALLNQQGDEVSPGMIEKALKLPQQETALREGLVTTARQHGLLVYPLEARLEDLLEQVVAGNPVLLYLEDSFNLGDAGRYALLVGYERDNRQVLLRLGHERRALVSFSSFESRWQAAGGWAVLVLAPNQLPASVDRARWLKAADELAEAGQDNAAKMARLQVE; this is encoded by the coding sequence GTGTCCGCCCTGAACCGCATGCGCCGCCCCGTCCTTGCTGCTTGTTGTGCCTTGTTGCTCGCGGGGTGTGCCGGAGAGCCGCTGTCACCGACCCTGCGCGCGATGCCGCAACGCGTGGAACTGAGCGGTGTGCCTTTCTTCGCGCAGAATGCCTACCAGGGCGCGCCTGCCGCCTTGGCCGCCTTGCTGAACCAGCAGGGCGACGAAGTTTCGCCGGGGATGATCGAGAAGGCGCTGAAGCTGCCGCAGCAGGAAACCGCCCTGCGCGAAGGACTGGTGACCACCGCGCGTCAGCATGGGTTACTGGTCTATCCATTGGAGGCGCGCCTGGAGGACCTGCTGGAGCAGGTGGTGGCTGGTAACCCGGTGTTGCTCTACCTGGAGGACAGTTTCAACCTGGGCGATGCGGGGCGCTATGCGCTGCTGGTCGGCTACGAGCGTGATAATCGCCAGGTGCTTCTGCGGCTTGGGCACGAACGTCGCGCCTTGGTCAGCTTTTCATCCTTCGAGTCGCGCTGGCAGGCGGCTGGAGGCTGGGCGGTTCTGGTCCTGGCGCCGAACCAGCTGCCCGCATCGGTGGATCGGGCGCGCTGGCTGAAAGCGGCCGATGAACTGGCGGAGGCGGGGCAGGACAATGCCGCGAAGATGGCGCGTTTGCAGGTGGAGTGA